In a genomic window of Flavobacterium lipolyticum:
- a CDS encoding winged helix-turn-helix domain-containing protein translates to MGIIDKLNKDFESRVRLGIMSILMVNEWVDFTEMKNLLNITDGNLASHSSALEKAEYIEVKKEFVGKKPKTSYQVTPRGRAAFKEHLSFLEKLMKS, encoded by the coding sequence ATGGGAATTATTGATAAACTAAATAAAGATTTTGAAAGCCGTGTCAGATTGGGTATTATGTCCATTTTGATGGTCAACGAGTGGGTAGATTTTACTGAAATGAAAAATCTGCTGAATATTACGGACGGAAATCTGGCAAGTCATTCCTCAGCTCTTGAAAAAGCGGAATATATCGAAGTAAAAAAAGAGTTTGTAGGCAAGAAACCTAAAACATCTTACCAGGTAACTCCCAGAGGGCGTGCGGCTTTCAAAGAACACCTTTCTTTTCTCGAAAAATTAATGAAATCGTAA
- a CDS encoding bifunctional 5,10-methylenetetrahydrofolate dehydrogenase/5,10-methenyltetrahydrofolate cyclohydrolase — protein MQLLDGKKTAEDIKNEIAAEVQSIKDAGGKVPHLAAVIVGTDGASLTYVGSKVRSCQQIGFDSTLVSLPETITETELLAKIKELNEDDNLDGFIVQLPLPKHISEQKILMAIDPDKDVDGFHPANFGKMALEMDSFIPATPFGIMQLLERYNIETAGKHTVVIGRSHIVGRPMSLLMSRKGNPGDSTVTLTHSRTQNIEEYTRSADIIITALGVPNYLKADMVKDGVVVIDVGITRVEDASHPKGYVITGDVDFDGVSKKSSFITPVPGGVGPMTIAMLLKNTLLARKMRSAKN, from the coding sequence ATGCAACTACTAGACGGTAAAAAAACAGCTGAAGACATTAAAAACGAAATTGCAGCCGAAGTTCAATCGATAAAAGATGCCGGAGGGAAAGTACCTCATTTGGCAGCAGTAATCGTGGGAACGGATGGAGCAAGTTTAACTTACGTAGGAAGTAAAGTGAGATCTTGCCAGCAAATAGGCTTTGATTCGACTTTGGTGAGTTTACCCGAAACAATTACAGAAACAGAACTACTGGCAAAAATTAAAGAACTGAATGAAGACGATAATCTGGACGGATTTATTGTACAATTGCCTTTACCAAAACACATTAGCGAACAAAAAATTCTAATGGCTATCGATCCGGACAAAGATGTTGACGGCTTTCATCCTGCGAATTTTGGAAAAATGGCTTTAGAGATGGACAGCTTTATTCCTGCAACACCATTTGGAATCATGCAGTTGTTAGAGCGTTACAATATTGAAACTGCAGGAAAACATACTGTTGTTATTGGCAGAAGTCATATCGTGGGCCGACCAATGAGTCTTTTAATGAGCCGTAAAGGAAATCCGGGAGATTCTACAGTTACGCTAACGCACAGCAGAACCCAAAACATTGAGGAGTATACCAGAAGTGCTGATATTATTATCACGGCATTAGGAGTGCCAAATTACTTAAAAGCCGACATGGTGAAAGATGGGGTAGTAGTAATTGATGTTGGAATTACAAGAGTAGAAGATGCTTCACATCCAAAAGGTTATGTAATTACAGGTGACGTTGATTTCGACGGAGTAAGTAAAAAATCATCATTTATTACACCGGTTCCTGGTGGAGTAGGACCAATGACCATTGCAATGTTGTTGAAAAATACACTTTTAGCAAGAAAGATGCGAAGCGCTAAAAATTAA
- the ffh gene encoding signal recognition particle protein — MFDNLSDKLDKAFHILKGHGKITEVNVADTLKEVRRALLDADVNFKIAKDFTTKVKEKAIGQDVLTTLQPGQLLVKLVKDELTELMGGDVAGVNLSGNPSVILMSGLQGSGKTTFSGKLANFLKTKKNKKPLLVACDIYRPAAINQLHVVGDQIGVEVYSEPENKNPVEIAQNAIKHAKANGFNVVIVDTAGRLAVDQEMMDEIARVHKAIQPQETLFVVDSMTGQDAVNTAKAFNDILNFDGVILTKLDGDTRGGAAISIKSVVNKPIKFVGTGEKMEAIDVFYPDRMAERILGMGDVVSLVERAQEQFDEEEARKLQKKIAKNEFGFDDFLTQIQQVKKMGNMKDLVGMIPGASKAMKDVEIEDDAFKHIEAIIHSMTPIERSKPSIIDVKRKARIAKGSGTKVEQVNQLMKQFDQMSKMMKMMQGPGGKNLMKMMGGMKGMPGGMPR; from the coding sequence ATGTTTGATAATTTAAGTGATAAGTTAGATAAAGCCTTCCATATATTAAAAGGACACGGTAAAATTACAGAAGTAAACGTTGCCGATACTTTAAAAGAAGTTCGTCGTGCCTTACTTGATGCCGATGTTAACTTTAAAATTGCTAAAGATTTTACCACTAAAGTAAAAGAAAAAGCAATTGGTCAGGACGTTTTAACAACGCTTCAGCCGGGACAATTACTGGTGAAGTTAGTGAAAGACGAACTAACCGAATTGATGGGTGGTGATGTTGCCGGTGTTAATCTTTCCGGAAATCCTTCTGTTATTTTAATGTCAGGACTTCAGGGATCGGGAAAAACGACCTTCTCAGGGAAACTGGCCAATTTCTTAAAGACAAAGAAAAATAAAAAACCACTTTTAGTAGCGTGTGATATCTACCGTCCTGCGGCGATTAATCAGTTACATGTTGTGGGAGATCAAATAGGCGTTGAGGTTTATTCAGAGCCGGAAAATAAAAACCCTGTTGAAATTGCTCAAAACGCAATCAAACATGCAAAAGCTAACGGTTTTAACGTAGTGATTGTCGATACAGCTGGTCGTTTAGCAGTAGATCAGGAAATGATGGACGAAATTGCTCGTGTTCATAAAGCAATTCAGCCTCAGGAAACCTTGTTTGTTGTGGATTCTATGACAGGACAAGACGCTGTAAATACGGCAAAAGCCTTCAATGATATTCTGAATTTTGATGGAGTTATTTTAACAAAATTAGATGGTGATACACGTGGGGGAGCTGCAATTTCGATCAAATCGGTTGTAAACAAGCCAATCAAATTTGTAGGTACGGGGGAGAAGATGGAAGCAATTGATGTTTTCTATCCGGATCGTATGGCTGAGCGTATCTTAGGTATGGGTGACGTTGTGTCGCTTGTAGAGAGAGCACAGGAGCAATTTGATGAAGAAGAAGCCAGAAAACTTCAAAAGAAAATCGCTAAAAACGAATTTGGTTTTGATGATTTCCTTACGCAAATTCAGCAAGTAAAGAAAATGGGTAACATGAAAGACTTGGTCGGAATGATACCGGGAGCTTCAAAAGCCATGAAAGACGTAGAGATAGAAGATGATGCTTTTAAACATATTGAGGCGATCATCCACTCGATGACCCCGATAGAAAGAAGTAAACCTTCGATAATCGACGTGAAAAGAAAAGCCAGAATCGCTAAAGGTTCCGGAACCAAAGTCGAGCAGGTAAATCAGTTAATGAAGCAGTTTGACCAAATGAGCAAGATGATGAAGATGATGCAGGGTCCGGGCGGAAAAAATCTGATGAAGATGATGGGCGGAATGAAAGGAATGCCAGGCGGAATGCCGAGATAA